In Gossypium arboreum isolate Shixiya-1 chromosome 6, ASM2569848v2, whole genome shotgun sequence, the following are encoded in one genomic region:
- the LOC108484696 gene encoding transcription factor MYBS3, with amino-acid sequence MGRKCSHCGNIGHNSRTCTTFRSAAAGMGSGVRLFGVQLQLDVSSPSVVSNHMMKKSFSMDCLSSSPSPSSLSSSRVSIDENSDKTSMGYLSDGLMGRSPDRKKGVPWTEEEHRIFLIGLEKLGKGDWRGISRNFVTTRTPTQVASHAQKYFLRQATLNKKNRRSSLFDMVRSNSMGGPPSLTTIPQLDLHHRRHHRHPMPVDCSDSQTNVAPDLELTLAAPRPALEENKSSPTTTTLLIRPISVT; translated from the exons ATGGGCAGGAAGTGCTCACATTGTGGAAACATAGGCCATAATTCAAGGACCTGCACCACTTTCAGATCTGCTGCTGCAGGAATGGGATCAGGTGTTAGGCTTTTCGGTGTTCAACTACAACTGGATGTATCTTCACCTTCTGTAGTTTCCAATCATATGATGAAGAAGAGTTTCAGCATGGATTGCTTGTCttcctctccctctccctcttcTTTGTCATCTTCTAGAGTTTCCATCgatgaaaattctgataaaacTTCCATGGGTTATCTATCTGATGGTCTCATGGGCCGATCTCCTGACAGAAAAAAAG GAGTTCCATGGACAGAAGAAGAACACAGAATCTTTCTAATAGGGCTGGAGAAGCTAGGGAAAGGAGACTGGAGAGGCATCTCTAGAAACTTTGTGACAACAAGGACTCCAACCCAAGTTGCAAGCCATGCTCAAAAGTATTTTCTTCGACAGGCAACTCTCAACAAGAAGAACCGACGTTCCAGCCTGTTTGACATG GTTAGAAGCAATAGTATGGGTGGACCACCTAGTCTTACAACAATCCCTCAACTAGATTTGCATCATCGTCGTCATCATCGTCATCCCATGCCTGTTGATTGCAGTGATTCGCAGACAAATGTGGCGCCTGATTTGGAGCTTACACTTGCCGCCCCAAGGCCGGCTTTAGAAGAAAACAAGTCATCCCCAACAACAACAACTCTCCTTATTAGACCCATTAGTGTTACTTGA